In Labeo rohita strain BAU-BD-2019 chromosome 16, IGBB_LRoh.1.0, whole genome shotgun sequence, one DNA window encodes the following:
- the kiaa0319 gene encoding dyslexia-associated protein KIAA0319 isoform X2, producing MNFSPILPFVLLFCIRVSGQCWQAATYSESVVSPELRSSSILRVPDVSSLAQCAGACCDLPGCDLAWFFERRCYVLSCQRKENCQPKQRPGTDSLLAFLQRGPPQTLVLQSLVRGESFPNHWQPLPRHRGSEDPMKDLALLEGIQDLDNTDAEYPESFRSLEDKRAEDRDATTVEQEERPGLYDWPLVQGKEEFNQSETEKVGDDRLTTVQGPLEISPFPPSAIPEMRNESKSSLIEADSDVTTPVITAVNSRVEDPQNISSVTATPNALQDISTQPSRFSTVGGSFTTPPSTEAALPVISEEPVRALTVSISGPVEATLPQNIIELSASVNPDDTAVPYTYEWTLVTTPDGQQGVMEGRHKKSVKISELSMGVYTVSVSVKAQQAYGESAVNFTVHPAVNINKPPKAIVLPERQDVLLQEGSIFIINGSQSVDDAGIVTYQWEKVDGPFWKPEGPVDTPVLQLQNLSPGEYTFKLTVSDSDGLTDSSTATVRVSNPKDDPPRARAGTDRVVTLPVNHLTLWGNYSMDDHAITSYLWTLHPSSLAQNITMQDVRSPFLQLSDLQEGRYVFQLTVTDSRGQQDSDTVSVTVLPANKAPVAITGPDRQLLLPVNSITLNGSNSTDDQAISSYQWDMISGPPGLKIKDANKAVAIATALRSGNYKFRLTVTDQQGETDSAVLTVTIKEAKSLPLVAHASGSHTLTLPNNSLVLRGSVSNSGAANVSFLWVRDEQSPAAGDVLYGSDHEAFLYLANLVEGTYLFQLRVTDVQGRSSMATATVEVRPDPREREEVELELQVGVAQVSQQQKDTVVRQLAALLHVLDSDIALKGLHGQSDISTVFRFSVQGPDGTIPGPKLARLLRNQLLREKTDFLLFKVLRVDTVMCLLLCSGRGQCDPISKSCSCDPLWMENPIHRFFDDGESNCDWSVLYVTMSCFVTIIFLLSISWICVCCCKRGRRTKVRKKTKYTILDNMDEQERMELQPKYNIKHRSTEHNSSLMMSESELDSEQDNLFTYGKARNRANGALRNGDTLSLCPVEG from the exons ATGAACTTTTCACCAATTCTCCCGTTTGTGTTGCTCTTCTGTATCAGAG TATCGGGACAGTGCTGGCAGGCCGCAACCTATTCTGAGAGTGTAGTGTCTCCGGAGCTGAGAAGCAGCAGTATTTTGCGGGTTCCTGATGTGTCGTCTCTAGCCCAGTGTGCGGGGGCTTGCTGTGATCTCCCGGGCTGTGACCTGGCCTGGTTTTTTGAGCGTCGCTGCTACGTTCTCAGTTGTCAGCGCAAAGAGAACTGCCAGCCGAAGCAGAGACCTGGTACTGACTCTCTCTTGGCATTTCTGCAACGTGGGCCTCCGCAGACACTGGTTCTGCAGTCCCTGGTTCGTGGAGAGTCTTTCCCAAACCACTGGCAGCCCCTGCCCAGACACAGGGGCTCGGAGGACCCCATGAAGGACCTTGCCTTGCTAGAAGGCATTCAGGATTTGGACAACACTGATGCTGAGTATCCCGAAAGTTTCCGAAGTTTGGAGGACAAAAGAGCTGAAGACAGAGATGCCACAACTGTAGAACAGGAAGAGCGGCCTGGGCTGTATGATTGGCCACTTGTTCAAGGAAAAGAGGAATTTAACCAATCAGAGACGGAGAAAGTTGGTGACGATAGACTGACGACAGTTCAAGGCCCTCTTGAAATCAGCCCTTTTCCTCCAAGTGCAATCCCAGAAATGAGAAATGAAAGCAAATCATCTCTTATTGAAGCAGATTCTGATGTTACAACCCCAGTAATCACTGCAGTAAACTCAAGG GTTGAAGATCCACAGAACATTTCATCTGTAACTGCTACACCTAATGCCCTGCAAGACATCAGCACACAGCCATCAAGGTTCAGCACAGTCGGTGGTTCCTTCACTACTCCACCCAGCACTGAGGCCGCACTGCCAGTCATCTCAGAAGAGCCAG TAAGAGCCCTGACTGTGTCGATTAGTGGCCCTGTGGAAGCAACACTGCctcaaaatattattgaactAAGTGCTTCTGTAAATCCAGATGACACTGCAG TGCCTTACACGTATGAGTGGACTTTAGTAACCACACCAGATGGACAACAAGGGGTGATGGAGGGGCGGCACAAGAAGTCTGTCAAAATTTCAGAA CTTTCCATGGGTGTTTATACTGTTAGTGTGAGTGTAAAAGCACAACAAGCGTATGGAGAAAGTGCTGTGAACTTCACAGTACACCCTG CAGTAAATATAAACAAGCCTCCAAAAGCCATCGTTCTGCCCGAACGCCAAGATGTGCTTCTCCAAGAAGGTTCCATCTTCATTATTAACGGAAGTC AAAGTGTGGATGATGCTGGAATAGTCACTTACCAGTGGGAGAAGGTAGACGGCCCTTTTTGGAAACCTGAAGGCCCTGTTGATACACCTGTACTGCAGCTACAAAATCTTTCACCAGGGGAATACACCTTCAA GTTGACAGTATCTGATTCTGATGGGCTCACCGACTCCAGCACTGCCACTGTAAGGGTCAGCAACCCAAAAGATGACCCTCCTCGGGCAAGAGCAGGCACTGACCGGGTCGTCACCCTGCCTGTCAACCACCTCACCTTGTGGGGTAACTACAGCATGGATGACCACGCGATTACAAGCTACCTCTGGACTCTGCATCCTAGCAGCCTGGCCCAAAACATCACCATGCAG GATGTGAGATCACCGTTCCTGCAGCTCTCTGATCTCCAGGAGGGTCGGTACGTGTTTCAGCTAACAGTCACTGACTCCAGAGGTCAACAGGATTCAGACACCGTCTCAGTCACTGTGCTGCCTG CAAACAAAGCACCAGTTGCTATAACAGGACCAGACAGGCAGCTCCTCCTCCCAGTCAACAGCATCACGTTGAATGGAAGCAACAGCACTGACGATCAGGCCATCAGCAGTTACCAATGGGACATGATCAG TGGCCCTCCAGGCTTGAAGATAAAAGATGCCAATAAAGCAGTTGCCATAGCGACTGCCCTGAGATCTGGGAATTACAAGTTCAGGCTGACTGTGACAGATCAGCAGGGAGAAACAGACAGCGCAGTCCTGACTGTCACCATTAAAGAAG CAAAAAGCCTGCCACTAGTCGCCCATGCCAGCGGCAGTCACACGCTCACTCTACCCAACAACTCTCTGGTGCTCAGGGGCTCCGTATCCAACAGCGGAGCAGCAAATGTGTCTTTTCTTTGGGTCAGAGATGAACAGAGCCCTGCTGCTGGG GATGTGTTATATGGTTCAGATCATGAGGCCTTCCTTTACCTCGCCAACCTGGTAGAAGGAACGTACCTGTTCCAGCTCCGGGTCACGGATGTCCAGGGTCGCTCAAGCATGGCTACAGCCACTGTAGAAGTACGCCCTG ATCCACGTGAGCGAGAGGAAGTGGAGCTTGAGCTGCAGGTGGGCGTGGCTCAGGTCAGTCAGCAGCAGAAGGACACGGTAGTGAGACAACTGGCTGCACTACTGCATGTTTTGGACTCGGACATCGCACTGAAGGGCCTGCATGGCCAGTCAGACATCAG CACAGTATTTAGGTTCTCAGTGCAGGGTCCTGATGGTACAATCCCAGGGCCTAAGCTCGCTCGTCTGCTGAGAAACCAGCTGCTGCGAGAGAAAACTGACTTCTTGCTCTTTAAGGTCTTAAGAGTGGACACAGTCA TGTGTTTGCTGCTGTGTTCTGGACGTGGTCAATGTGATCCCATTTCAAAGAGCTGTTCCTGTGACCCTCTTTGGATGGAGAACCCCATTCACCGCTTCTTTGATGATGGCGAGAGCAACTGCG ACTGGAGCGTGTTGTATGTCACAATGTCTTGTTTCGTGACAATCATTTTTCTCTTGTCCATCAGCTGGATTTGTGTCTGCTGCTGTAAAAG AGGGAGACGCACAAAAGTGAGGAAGAAAACCAAGTACACAATACTAGACAACATGGATGAGCAGGAGAGGATGGAGCTTCAGCCAAAGTATA ATATTAAACACAGGAGCACAGAGCACAACTCCAGCCTGATGATGTCAGAATCAGAGCTGGACAGCGAGCAGGACAACCTTTTCACCTATGGGAAAGCTCGGAACAGAGCCAATGGAGCGCTTAGAAATGGAGACACTCTCAGCCTTTGTCCTGTGGAGGGTTGA
- the kiaa0319 gene encoding dyslexia-associated protein KIAA0319 isoform X1 yields the protein MNFSPILPFVLLFCIRVSGQCWQAATYSESVVSPELRSSSILRVPDVSSLAQCAGACCDLPGCDLAWFFERRCYVLSCQRKENCQPKQRPGTDSLLAFLQRGPPQTLVLQSLVRGESFPNHWQPLPRHRGSEDPMKDLALLEGIQDLDNTDAEYPESFRSLEDKRAEDRDATTVEQEERPGLYDWPLVQGKEEFNQSETEKVGDDRLTTVQGPLEISPFPPSAIPEMRNESKSSLIEADSDVTTPVITAVNSRVEDPQNISSVTATPNALQDISTQPSRFSTVGGSFTTPPSTEAALPVISEEPVRALTVSISGPVEATLPQNIIELSASVNPDDTAEVPYTYEWTLVTTPDGQQGVMEGRHKKSVKISELSMGVYTVSVSVKAQQAYGESAVNFTVHPAVNINKPPKAIVLPERQDVLLQEGSIFIINGSQSVDDAGIVTYQWEKVDGPFWKPEGPVDTPVLQLQNLSPGEYTFKLTVSDSDGLTDSSTATVRVSNPKDDPPRARAGTDRVVTLPVNHLTLWGNYSMDDHAITSYLWTLHPSSLAQNITMQDVRSPFLQLSDLQEGRYVFQLTVTDSRGQQDSDTVSVTVLPANKAPVAITGPDRQLLLPVNSITLNGSNSTDDQAISSYQWDMISGPPGLKIKDANKAVAIATALRSGNYKFRLTVTDQQGETDSAVLTVTIKEAKSLPLVAHASGSHTLTLPNNSLVLRGSVSNSGAANVSFLWVRDEQSPAAGDVLYGSDHEAFLYLANLVEGTYLFQLRVTDVQGRSSMATATVEVRPDPREREEVELELQVGVAQVSQQQKDTVVRQLAALLHVLDSDIALKGLHGQSDISTVFRFSVQGPDGTIPGPKLARLLRNQLLREKTDFLLFKVLRVDTVMCLLLCSGRGQCDPISKSCSCDPLWMENPIHRFFDDGESNCDWSVLYVTMSCFVTIIFLLSISWICVCCCKRGRRTKVRKKTKYTILDNMDEQERMELQPKYNIKHRSTEHNSSLMMSESELDSEQDNLFTYGKARNRANGALRNGDTLSLCPVEG from the exons ATGAACTTTTCACCAATTCTCCCGTTTGTGTTGCTCTTCTGTATCAGAG TATCGGGACAGTGCTGGCAGGCCGCAACCTATTCTGAGAGTGTAGTGTCTCCGGAGCTGAGAAGCAGCAGTATTTTGCGGGTTCCTGATGTGTCGTCTCTAGCCCAGTGTGCGGGGGCTTGCTGTGATCTCCCGGGCTGTGACCTGGCCTGGTTTTTTGAGCGTCGCTGCTACGTTCTCAGTTGTCAGCGCAAAGAGAACTGCCAGCCGAAGCAGAGACCTGGTACTGACTCTCTCTTGGCATTTCTGCAACGTGGGCCTCCGCAGACACTGGTTCTGCAGTCCCTGGTTCGTGGAGAGTCTTTCCCAAACCACTGGCAGCCCCTGCCCAGACACAGGGGCTCGGAGGACCCCATGAAGGACCTTGCCTTGCTAGAAGGCATTCAGGATTTGGACAACACTGATGCTGAGTATCCCGAAAGTTTCCGAAGTTTGGAGGACAAAAGAGCTGAAGACAGAGATGCCACAACTGTAGAACAGGAAGAGCGGCCTGGGCTGTATGATTGGCCACTTGTTCAAGGAAAAGAGGAATTTAACCAATCAGAGACGGAGAAAGTTGGTGACGATAGACTGACGACAGTTCAAGGCCCTCTTGAAATCAGCCCTTTTCCTCCAAGTGCAATCCCAGAAATGAGAAATGAAAGCAAATCATCTCTTATTGAAGCAGATTCTGATGTTACAACCCCAGTAATCACTGCAGTAAACTCAAGG GTTGAAGATCCACAGAACATTTCATCTGTAACTGCTACACCTAATGCCCTGCAAGACATCAGCACACAGCCATCAAGGTTCAGCACAGTCGGTGGTTCCTTCACTACTCCACCCAGCACTGAGGCCGCACTGCCAGTCATCTCAGAAGAGCCAG TAAGAGCCCTGACTGTGTCGATTAGTGGCCCTGTGGAAGCAACACTGCctcaaaatattattgaactAAGTGCTTCTGTAAATCCAGATGACACTGCAG AAGTGCCTTACACGTATGAGTGGACTTTAGTAACCACACCAGATGGACAACAAGGGGTGATGGAGGGGCGGCACAAGAAGTCTGTCAAAATTTCAGAA CTTTCCATGGGTGTTTATACTGTTAGTGTGAGTGTAAAAGCACAACAAGCGTATGGAGAAAGTGCTGTGAACTTCACAGTACACCCTG CAGTAAATATAAACAAGCCTCCAAAAGCCATCGTTCTGCCCGAACGCCAAGATGTGCTTCTCCAAGAAGGTTCCATCTTCATTATTAACGGAAGTC AAAGTGTGGATGATGCTGGAATAGTCACTTACCAGTGGGAGAAGGTAGACGGCCCTTTTTGGAAACCTGAAGGCCCTGTTGATACACCTGTACTGCAGCTACAAAATCTTTCACCAGGGGAATACACCTTCAA GTTGACAGTATCTGATTCTGATGGGCTCACCGACTCCAGCACTGCCACTGTAAGGGTCAGCAACCCAAAAGATGACCCTCCTCGGGCAAGAGCAGGCACTGACCGGGTCGTCACCCTGCCTGTCAACCACCTCACCTTGTGGGGTAACTACAGCATGGATGACCACGCGATTACAAGCTACCTCTGGACTCTGCATCCTAGCAGCCTGGCCCAAAACATCACCATGCAG GATGTGAGATCACCGTTCCTGCAGCTCTCTGATCTCCAGGAGGGTCGGTACGTGTTTCAGCTAACAGTCACTGACTCCAGAGGTCAACAGGATTCAGACACCGTCTCAGTCACTGTGCTGCCTG CAAACAAAGCACCAGTTGCTATAACAGGACCAGACAGGCAGCTCCTCCTCCCAGTCAACAGCATCACGTTGAATGGAAGCAACAGCACTGACGATCAGGCCATCAGCAGTTACCAATGGGACATGATCAG TGGCCCTCCAGGCTTGAAGATAAAAGATGCCAATAAAGCAGTTGCCATAGCGACTGCCCTGAGATCTGGGAATTACAAGTTCAGGCTGACTGTGACAGATCAGCAGGGAGAAACAGACAGCGCAGTCCTGACTGTCACCATTAAAGAAG CAAAAAGCCTGCCACTAGTCGCCCATGCCAGCGGCAGTCACACGCTCACTCTACCCAACAACTCTCTGGTGCTCAGGGGCTCCGTATCCAACAGCGGAGCAGCAAATGTGTCTTTTCTTTGGGTCAGAGATGAACAGAGCCCTGCTGCTGGG GATGTGTTATATGGTTCAGATCATGAGGCCTTCCTTTACCTCGCCAACCTGGTAGAAGGAACGTACCTGTTCCAGCTCCGGGTCACGGATGTCCAGGGTCGCTCAAGCATGGCTACAGCCACTGTAGAAGTACGCCCTG ATCCACGTGAGCGAGAGGAAGTGGAGCTTGAGCTGCAGGTGGGCGTGGCTCAGGTCAGTCAGCAGCAGAAGGACACGGTAGTGAGACAACTGGCTGCACTACTGCATGTTTTGGACTCGGACATCGCACTGAAGGGCCTGCATGGCCAGTCAGACATCAG CACAGTATTTAGGTTCTCAGTGCAGGGTCCTGATGGTACAATCCCAGGGCCTAAGCTCGCTCGTCTGCTGAGAAACCAGCTGCTGCGAGAGAAAACTGACTTCTTGCTCTTTAAGGTCTTAAGAGTGGACACAGTCA TGTGTTTGCTGCTGTGTTCTGGACGTGGTCAATGTGATCCCATTTCAAAGAGCTGTTCCTGTGACCCTCTTTGGATGGAGAACCCCATTCACCGCTTCTTTGATGATGGCGAGAGCAACTGCG ACTGGAGCGTGTTGTATGTCACAATGTCTTGTTTCGTGACAATCATTTTTCTCTTGTCCATCAGCTGGATTTGTGTCTGCTGCTGTAAAAG AGGGAGACGCACAAAAGTGAGGAAGAAAACCAAGTACACAATACTAGACAACATGGATGAGCAGGAGAGGATGGAGCTTCAGCCAAAGTATA ATATTAAACACAGGAGCACAGAGCACAACTCCAGCCTGATGATGTCAGAATCAGAGCTGGACAGCGAGCAGGACAACCTTTTCACCTATGGGAAAGCTCGGAACAGAGCCAATGGAGCGCTTAGAAATGGAGACACTCTCAGCCTTTGTCCTGTGGAGGGTTGA
- the LOC127177909 gene encoding tyrosyl-DNA phosphodiesterase 2 isoform X1 produces the protein MDKPPCSPSHTCSGAPPVSYNGTASGLGETKVEGKTGKKKKKQKKRQGATCQMKTASECFQVTAEEQSSSSQHQPEHFENRPPGSKHEKNTRKARNQSILPITSPASSSRQDITQSTQQTSAQFTCDQSTQTEASQLQSIQTQSTQTPPIQGIHTPSTESKYTQTIQSSFFLQQAYWGKSFTDQSADEQKTQSNHLTVICWNIDGLDQDNVFERLKGLLSHLGKYHADVVLLQELIPDCFKCLKSTMKDYQFLQGSEDGYFTGILLKKDRVQLLDSNIVKYPTTEMDRNLLIAYASFLGRPLCFMTSHLESNKTNSQERLNQLRRVWKWMKEAPQDHTVIFGGDTNLRDWEVKKLGGLPDGMSDVWQMLGEPEESRYTWDTSINDNKEIPHSIRLRFDRLFLRAAGEGAKLQPENMTLIGMEKLKCDYFISDHWGILCTFKFEESEE, from the exons ATGGATAAACCTCCATGTTCACCAAG TCATACTTGCTCAGGAGCGCCCCCTGTGAGCTATAACGGCACTGCATCAGGTCTTGGGGAAACCAAAGTTGAGGGGAAAACtgggaagaagaagaagaagcagaaaAAGAGACAAGGTGCCACATGCCAAATGAAAACAGCCAGTGAGTGCTTTCAGGTCACTGCTGAAGAGCAGTCATCGTCCTCACAGCACCAGCCTGAGCACTTTGAAAACAGACCTCCAGGATCAAAGCATGAAAAGAATACCCGAAAAGCAAGAAATCAATCAATTTTACCTATAACTTCTCCTGCAAGCTCCTCTCGTCAAGATATAACCCAGAGTACGCAGCAAACATCAGCTCAGTTTACCTGTGACCAGTCAACTCAGACAGAGGCTTCCCAACTCCAGTCTATCCAAACGCAGTCAACACAAACCCCTCCGATCCAGGGTATACACACGCCATCAACAGAATCCAAGTACACCCAGACAATACAGTCTAGTTTTTTCTTGCAGCAGGCATACTGGGGAAAATCATTCACAGATCAGTCAGCTGATGAGCAGAAAACCCAGTCCAATCATCTGACAGTGATATGCTGGAATATAGATGGTCTGGATCAAGATAATGTCTTTGAGCGGCTCAAAGGTCTGCTTTCACACTTAGGAAA GTACCATGCAGATGTTGTACTGTTGCAAGAGCTGATTCCTGattgttttaagtgtttaaaGAGCACTATGAAAGATTATCAGTTTTTGCAAG gCAGTGAAGATGGCTATTTCACTGGCATTCTGCTCAAAAAAGACAGAGTGCAACTCCTTGACAGCAACATTGTGAAGTACCCCACTACAGAGATGGATAGGAACCTGCTCATAGCATAT gcAAGCTTTTTAGGCCGTCCGCTATGCTTTATGACATCACATCTGGAGAGCAATAAGACAAACTCCCAAGAACGCTTAAATCAGCTGCGGAGAGTTTGGAAATGGATGAAAGAGGCTCCACAGGACCACACAGTCATATTTGGAGGAGATACCAACCTTAGAGATTGGGAG GTAAAGAAGCTTGGGGGGCTGCCGGACGGTATGTCTGATGTGTGGCAAATGCTGGGGGAACCGGAGGAAAGCAGATACACCTGGGACACATCTATCAATGATAACAAAGAAATTCCTCATTCTATACGCCTGCGATTTGATAGATTGTTTCTCAGAGCAGCTGGAGAGGGCGCCAAACTACAGCCAGAAAACATGACCCTAATTGGTATGGAGAAGCTGAAGTGTGACTATTTCATTAGCGATCACTGGGGCATCCTTTGTACCTTCAAATTTGAGGAATCAGAAGAGTAG
- the LOC127177909 gene encoding tyrosyl-DNA phosphodiesterase 2 isoform X2: MKTASECFQVTAEEQSSSSQHQPEHFENRPPGSKHEKNTRKARNQSILPITSPASSSRQDITQSTQQTSAQFTCDQSTQTEASQLQSIQTQSTQTPPIQGIHTPSTESKYTQTIQSSFFLQQAYWGKSFTDQSADEQKTQSNHLTVICWNIDGLDQDNVFERLKGLLSHLGKYHADVVLLQELIPDCFKCLKSTMKDYQFLQGSEDGYFTGILLKKDRVQLLDSNIVKYPTTEMDRNLLIAYASFLGRPLCFMTSHLESNKTNSQERLNQLRRVWKWMKEAPQDHTVIFGGDTNLRDWEVKKLGGLPDGMSDVWQMLGEPEESRYTWDTSINDNKEIPHSIRLRFDRLFLRAAGEGAKLQPENMTLIGMEKLKCDYFISDHWGILCTFKFEESEE; this comes from the exons ATGAAAACAGCCAGTGAGTGCTTTCAGGTCACTGCTGAAGAGCAGTCATCGTCCTCACAGCACCAGCCTGAGCACTTTGAAAACAGACCTCCAGGATCAAAGCATGAAAAGAATACCCGAAAAGCAAGAAATCAATCAATTTTACCTATAACTTCTCCTGCAAGCTCCTCTCGTCAAGATATAACCCAGAGTACGCAGCAAACATCAGCTCAGTTTACCTGTGACCAGTCAACTCAGACAGAGGCTTCCCAACTCCAGTCTATCCAAACGCAGTCAACACAAACCCCTCCGATCCAGGGTATACACACGCCATCAACAGAATCCAAGTACACCCAGACAATACAGTCTAGTTTTTTCTTGCAGCAGGCATACTGGGGAAAATCATTCACAGATCAGTCAGCTGATGAGCAGAAAACCCAGTCCAATCATCTGACAGTGATATGCTGGAATATAGATGGTCTGGATCAAGATAATGTCTTTGAGCGGCTCAAAGGTCTGCTTTCACACTTAGGAAA GTACCATGCAGATGTTGTACTGTTGCAAGAGCTGATTCCTGattgttttaagtgtttaaaGAGCACTATGAAAGATTATCAGTTTTTGCAAG gCAGTGAAGATGGCTATTTCACTGGCATTCTGCTCAAAAAAGACAGAGTGCAACTCCTTGACAGCAACATTGTGAAGTACCCCACTACAGAGATGGATAGGAACCTGCTCATAGCATAT gcAAGCTTTTTAGGCCGTCCGCTATGCTTTATGACATCACATCTGGAGAGCAATAAGACAAACTCCCAAGAACGCTTAAATCAGCTGCGGAGAGTTTGGAAATGGATGAAAGAGGCTCCACAGGACCACACAGTCATATTTGGAGGAGATACCAACCTTAGAGATTGGGAG GTAAAGAAGCTTGGGGGGCTGCCGGACGGTATGTCTGATGTGTGGCAAATGCTGGGGGAACCGGAGGAAAGCAGATACACCTGGGACACATCTATCAATGATAACAAAGAAATTCCTCATTCTATACGCCTGCGATTTGATAGATTGTTTCTCAGAGCAGCTGGAGAGGGCGCCAAACTACAGCCAGAAAACATGACCCTAATTGGTATGGAGAAGCTGAAGTGTGACTATTTCATTAGCGATCACTGGGGCATCCTTTGTACCTTCAAATTTGAGGAATCAGAAGAGTAG